One Globicephala melas chromosome 6, mGloMel1.2, whole genome shotgun sequence genomic window carries:
- the GOLGA1 gene encoding golgin subfamily A member 1 isoform X3, producing the protein MRKFQEQNETFQANRAKMAEGLALALARKDQEWSEKMDQLEKDKRFLTAQLQEMKNQSLNLFQRRDEMDELEGFQQQELSKVKHMLLKKEESLGKMEQELEARTRELSRTQEELMISNQLSADLSQKIEELQRNYSTLEEQRDHVTASKTGAENKITALEQKEQELQAFVQQLSIDLQKATAETQEKEKLITHLQEKVASLEKRLEQNLSGEEHVQELLKEKTLAEQNLEDTRQQLLAARSSQANATDSLETRVKELEQSLQASEEKLKQSSDVVAAQEAQIQELASANKESSCAQQQVLALEQQCTEQIHTLEAQLSALERARADDHAAAERKVRELEQENAGLKESKNECEHSLQHHQLELKKLKEEWSQREIVSVAMAQALEEVRKQREEFQQQAANLIAIGGEKEQSLQEKTEVILQKEQEILQLKKGHDSALLQMRQLQSELEALRGLRAEQSEAADEREDLLRLRSQEQGVVLSVSEPHVTSRAGQDPAYQLPAAEGIPNGEMGTAMDLGQLQKEKQDLEQQLLEKNKTIKQMQQRMLELKKTLQKELKIRPDNELFEVREKPGPEMTNMAPSVTNNADLTDAREINFEYLKHVVLKFMSCRESEAFHLIKAVSVLLNFSQEEENMLRETLEYKMSWFGSKPAPKGSIRPSISNPRIPWS; encoded by the exons ATGCGGAAATTTCAAGAGCAGAATGAGACATTCCAAGCCAACAGAGCCAAAATGGCAGAAGGACTGGCTTTGGCATTAGCCAGAAAGGACCAG gaatGGTCAGAAAAAATGGATCAGCTTGAAAAG GATAAAAGGTTTCTGACAGCTCAGTTACAGGAAATGAAGAACCAGAGTTTGAATCTTTTCCAAAGGAGAGATGAAATGGATGAATTAGAGGGGTTCCAGCAGCAGGAACTAAGTAAAGTAAAGCACATG cttttaaaaaaagaagaaagtttgggGAAAATGGAGCAAGAATTGGAAGCACGTACCAGAGAACTTAGTCGCACCCAGGAGGAGTTGATGATCTCCAACCAGCTGTCAGCAGACTTAAGCCAGAAGATAGAAGAGCTTCAGAGAAACTACTCAACGCTGGAAGAGCAGAG AGATCATGTGACAGCTTCAAAAACAGGTGCAGAAAATAAGATCACAGCCCTGGAGCAGAAGGAACAGGAACTCCAAGCCTTCGTTCAGCAACTTTCCATTGATTTGCAAAAG GCCACTGCTGAaactcaagagaaagaaaaactcatCACACATTTGCAGGAGAAGGTTGCATCCTTGGAGAAGAGACTGGAGCAGAACTTATCAGGAGAAGAACATGTGCAGGAACTTCTAAAAGAG AAAACACTTGCTGAGCAGAATTTGGAGGATACCAGACAGCAGCTCTTGGCAGCCAGAAGCAGCCAGGCCAATGCCACTGACAGCCTGGAGACTCGG GTGAAAGAACTAGAGCAGAGCCTGCAGGCATCTGAGGAGAAGCTAAAACAGAGCAGTGACGTTGTGGCAGCTCAGGAAGCTCAGATTCAGGAGCTT GCCTCCGCAAACAAGGAGAGCAGCTGTGCACAGCAGCAGGTCCTCGCTCTGGAGCAGCAGTGCACAGAGCAGATCCACACACTGGAGGCCCAGCTCTCTGCCCTGGAGAGAGCTCGGGCAGACGACCATGCGGCCGCGGAGCGGAAGGTG AGAGAGCTGGAGCAAGAAAATGCAGGCCTTAAAGAAAGTAAGAATGAATGTGAACATTCTCTACAACATCACCAACTTGAACTAAAGAAGCTGAAG GAAGAATGGAGCCAAAGAGAAATTGTGAGTGTGGCAATGGCTCAAGCCCTGGAGGAGGTGCGGAAGCAAAGGGAAGAGTTCCAGCAACAG GCTGCTAACCTGATCGCCATAGGAGGTGAGAAGGAGCAGAGTCTGCAGGAAAAAACTGAAGTGATTCTCCAGAAAGAGCAAGAGATTCTCCAGCTGAAGAAAG GTCACGACTCCGCCCTGCTGCAGATGCGCCAGCTGCAGAGTGAGCTGGAGGCCCTGAGGGGCCTGAGGGCCGAGCAGTCGGAGGCGGCCGACGAGCGGGAGGACCTGCTGAGGCTGCGGAGCCAGGAGCAGGGCGTGGTGCTCTCGGTCAGCGAGCCTCAT GTGACCTCGAGGGCCGGGCAGGACCCCGCGTACCAGCTTCCGGCTGCAGAGGGGATACCAAATGGTGAGATGGGGACCGCCATGGATCTAGGGCAGCTACAGAAGGAAAAACAGGACTTGGAGCAGCAACTTCTAGAGAAAAATAAG ACCATAAAGCAGATGCAGCAGAGGATGCTGGAACTCAAGAAGACTCTGCAGAAGGAGCTG AAAATCAGACCCGATAACGAGCTTTTTGAAGTCCGGGAGAAGCCTGGGCCTGAAATGACAAACATGGCCCCTTCTGTCACGAATAACGCTGACCTGACTGATGCCCGCGAGATCAACTTTGAGTACCTCAAACATGTGGTTTTAAAATTCATGTCCTGTCGCGAATCTGAG GCTTTTCATCTTATAAAAGCTGTGTCAGTGTTGCTGAACTTTTCACAAGAGGAGGAGAACATGCTCAGAGAAACCCTGGAGTATAAG ATGTCGTGGTTTGGGTCCAAGCCAGCTCCCAAGGGCAGCATCCGGCCATCCATCTCCAACCCTCGGATACCATGGTCCTAG
- the GOLGA1 gene encoding golgin subfamily A member 1 isoform X4, which translates to MDQLEKDKRFLTAQLQEMKNQSLNLFQRRDEMDELEGFQQQELSKVKHMLLKKEESLGKMEQELEARTRELSRTQEELMISNQLSADLSQKIEELQRNYSTLEEQRDHVTASKTGAENKITALEQKEQELQAFVQQLSIDLQKATAETQEKEKLITHLQEKVASLEKRLEQNLSGEEHVQELLKEKTLAEQNLEDTRQQLLAARSSQANATDSLETRVKELEQSLQASEEKLKQSSDVVAAQEAQIQELASANKESSCAQQQVLALEQQCTEQIHTLEAQLSALERARADDHAAAERKVRELEQENAGLKESKNECEHSLQHHQLELKKLKEEWSQREIVSVAMAQALEEVRKQREEFQQQAANLIAIGGEKEQSLQEKTEVILQKEQEILQLKKGHDSALLQMRQLQSELEALRGLRAEQSEAADEREDLLRLRSQEQGVVLSVSEPHVTSRAGQDPAYQLPAAEGIPNGEMGTAMDLGQLQKEKQDLEQQLLEKNKTIKQMQQRMLELKKTLQKELKIRPDNELFEVREKPGPEMTNMAPSVTNNADLTDAREINFEYLKHVVLKFMSCRESEAFHLIKAVSVLLNFSQEEENMLRETLEYKMSWFGSKPAPKGSIRPSISNPRIPWS; encoded by the exons ATGGATCAGCTTGAAAAG GATAAAAGGTTTCTGACAGCTCAGTTACAGGAAATGAAGAACCAGAGTTTGAATCTTTTCCAAAGGAGAGATGAAATGGATGAATTAGAGGGGTTCCAGCAGCAGGAACTAAGTAAAGTAAAGCACATG cttttaaaaaaagaagaaagtttgggGAAAATGGAGCAAGAATTGGAAGCACGTACCAGAGAACTTAGTCGCACCCAGGAGGAGTTGATGATCTCCAACCAGCTGTCAGCAGACTTAAGCCAGAAGATAGAAGAGCTTCAGAGAAACTACTCAACGCTGGAAGAGCAGAG AGATCATGTGACAGCTTCAAAAACAGGTGCAGAAAATAAGATCACAGCCCTGGAGCAGAAGGAACAGGAACTCCAAGCCTTCGTTCAGCAACTTTCCATTGATTTGCAAAAG GCCACTGCTGAaactcaagagaaagaaaaactcatCACACATTTGCAGGAGAAGGTTGCATCCTTGGAGAAGAGACTGGAGCAGAACTTATCAGGAGAAGAACATGTGCAGGAACTTCTAAAAGAG AAAACACTTGCTGAGCAGAATTTGGAGGATACCAGACAGCAGCTCTTGGCAGCCAGAAGCAGCCAGGCCAATGCCACTGACAGCCTGGAGACTCGG GTGAAAGAACTAGAGCAGAGCCTGCAGGCATCTGAGGAGAAGCTAAAACAGAGCAGTGACGTTGTGGCAGCTCAGGAAGCTCAGATTCAGGAGCTT GCCTCCGCAAACAAGGAGAGCAGCTGTGCACAGCAGCAGGTCCTCGCTCTGGAGCAGCAGTGCACAGAGCAGATCCACACACTGGAGGCCCAGCTCTCTGCCCTGGAGAGAGCTCGGGCAGACGACCATGCGGCCGCGGAGCGGAAGGTG AGAGAGCTGGAGCAAGAAAATGCAGGCCTTAAAGAAAGTAAGAATGAATGTGAACATTCTCTACAACATCACCAACTTGAACTAAAGAAGCTGAAG GAAGAATGGAGCCAAAGAGAAATTGTGAGTGTGGCAATGGCTCAAGCCCTGGAGGAGGTGCGGAAGCAAAGGGAAGAGTTCCAGCAACAG GCTGCTAACCTGATCGCCATAGGAGGTGAGAAGGAGCAGAGTCTGCAGGAAAAAACTGAAGTGATTCTCCAGAAAGAGCAAGAGATTCTCCAGCTGAAGAAAG GTCACGACTCCGCCCTGCTGCAGATGCGCCAGCTGCAGAGTGAGCTGGAGGCCCTGAGGGGCCTGAGGGCCGAGCAGTCGGAGGCGGCCGACGAGCGGGAGGACCTGCTGAGGCTGCGGAGCCAGGAGCAGGGCGTGGTGCTCTCGGTCAGCGAGCCTCAT GTGACCTCGAGGGCCGGGCAGGACCCCGCGTACCAGCTTCCGGCTGCAGAGGGGATACCAAATGGTGAGATGGGGACCGCCATGGATCTAGGGCAGCTACAGAAGGAAAAACAGGACTTGGAGCAGCAACTTCTAGAGAAAAATAAG ACCATAAAGCAGATGCAGCAGAGGATGCTGGAACTCAAGAAGACTCTGCAGAAGGAGCTG AAAATCAGACCCGATAACGAGCTTTTTGAAGTCCGGGAGAAGCCTGGGCCTGAAATGACAAACATGGCCCCTTCTGTCACGAATAACGCTGACCTGACTGATGCCCGCGAGATCAACTTTGAGTACCTCAAACATGTGGTTTTAAAATTCATGTCCTGTCGCGAATCTGAG GCTTTTCATCTTATAAAAGCTGTGTCAGTGTTGCTGAACTTTTCACAAGAGGAGGAGAACATGCTCAGAGAAACCCTGGAGTATAAG ATGTCGTGGTTTGGGTCCAAGCCAGCTCCCAAGGGCAGCATCCGGCCATCCATCTCCAACCCTCGGATACCATGGTCCTAG
- the GOLGA1 gene encoding golgin subfamily A member 1 isoform X1, with amino-acid sequence MFAKLKKKIAEETAVAQRPGGATRIPRSVSKESVASMGADSGDDFASDGSSSREDLSSQLLRRNEQIRKLEARLSDYAEQVRNLQKIKEKLEIALEKHQDSSMRKFQEQNETFQANRAKMAEGLALALARKDQEWSEKMDQLEKDKRFLTAQLQEMKNQSLNLFQRRDEMDELEGFQQQELSKVKHMLLKKEESLGKMEQELEARTRELSRTQEELMISNQLSADLSQKIEELQRNYSTLEEQRDHVTASKTGAENKITALEQKEQELQAFVQQLSIDLQKATAETQEKEKLITHLQEKVASLEKRLEQNLSGEEHVQELLKEKTLAEQNLEDTRQQLLAARSSQANATDSLETRVKELEQSLQASEEKLKQSSDVVAAQEAQIQELASANKESSCAQQQVLALEQQCTEQIHTLEAQLSALERARADDHAAAERKVRELEQENAGLKESKNECEHSLQHHQLELKKLKEEWSQREIVSVAMAQALEEVRKQREEFQQQAANLIAIGGEKEQSLQEKTEVILQKEQEILQLKKGHDSALLQMRQLQSELEALRGLRAEQSEAADEREDLLRLRSQEQGVVLSVSEPHVTSRAGQDPAYQLPAAEGIPNGEMGTAMDLGQLQKEKQDLEQQLLEKNKTIKQMQQRMLELKKTLQKELKIRPDNELFEVREKPGPEMTNMAPSVTNNADLTDAREINFEYLKHVVLKFMSCRESEAFHLIKAVSVLLNFSQEEENMLRETLEYKMSWFGSKPAPKGSIRPSISNPRIPWS; translated from the exons ACTATGCTGAACAGGTCCGAAACTTGCAGAAGATAAAAGAGAAGCTTGAAATTGCATTAGAAAAACACCAGGATT CTTCCATGCGGAAATTTCAAGAGCAGAATGAGACATTCCAAGCCAACAGAGCCAAAATGGCAGAAGGACTGGCTTTGGCATTAGCCAGAAAGGACCAG gaatGGTCAGAAAAAATGGATCAGCTTGAAAAG GATAAAAGGTTTCTGACAGCTCAGTTACAGGAAATGAAGAACCAGAGTTTGAATCTTTTCCAAAGGAGAGATGAAATGGATGAATTAGAGGGGTTCCAGCAGCAGGAACTAAGTAAAGTAAAGCACATG cttttaaaaaaagaagaaagtttgggGAAAATGGAGCAAGAATTGGAAGCACGTACCAGAGAACTTAGTCGCACCCAGGAGGAGTTGATGATCTCCAACCAGCTGTCAGCAGACTTAAGCCAGAAGATAGAAGAGCTTCAGAGAAACTACTCAACGCTGGAAGAGCAGAG AGATCATGTGACAGCTTCAAAAACAGGTGCAGAAAATAAGATCACAGCCCTGGAGCAGAAGGAACAGGAACTCCAAGCCTTCGTTCAGCAACTTTCCATTGATTTGCAAAAG GCCACTGCTGAaactcaagagaaagaaaaactcatCACACATTTGCAGGAGAAGGTTGCATCCTTGGAGAAGAGACTGGAGCAGAACTTATCAGGAGAAGAACATGTGCAGGAACTTCTAAAAGAG AAAACACTTGCTGAGCAGAATTTGGAGGATACCAGACAGCAGCTCTTGGCAGCCAGAAGCAGCCAGGCCAATGCCACTGACAGCCTGGAGACTCGG GTGAAAGAACTAGAGCAGAGCCTGCAGGCATCTGAGGAGAAGCTAAAACAGAGCAGTGACGTTGTGGCAGCTCAGGAAGCTCAGATTCAGGAGCTT GCCTCCGCAAACAAGGAGAGCAGCTGTGCACAGCAGCAGGTCCTCGCTCTGGAGCAGCAGTGCACAGAGCAGATCCACACACTGGAGGCCCAGCTCTCTGCCCTGGAGAGAGCTCGGGCAGACGACCATGCGGCCGCGGAGCGGAAGGTG AGAGAGCTGGAGCAAGAAAATGCAGGCCTTAAAGAAAGTAAGAATGAATGTGAACATTCTCTACAACATCACCAACTTGAACTAAAGAAGCTGAAG GAAGAATGGAGCCAAAGAGAAATTGTGAGTGTGGCAATGGCTCAAGCCCTGGAGGAGGTGCGGAAGCAAAGGGAAGAGTTCCAGCAACAG GCTGCTAACCTGATCGCCATAGGAGGTGAGAAGGAGCAGAGTCTGCAGGAAAAAACTGAAGTGATTCTCCAGAAAGAGCAAGAGATTCTCCAGCTGAAGAAAG GTCACGACTCCGCCCTGCTGCAGATGCGCCAGCTGCAGAGTGAGCTGGAGGCCCTGAGGGGCCTGAGGGCCGAGCAGTCGGAGGCGGCCGACGAGCGGGAGGACCTGCTGAGGCTGCGGAGCCAGGAGCAGGGCGTGGTGCTCTCGGTCAGCGAGCCTCAT GTGACCTCGAGGGCCGGGCAGGACCCCGCGTACCAGCTTCCGGCTGCAGAGGGGATACCAAATGGTGAGATGGGGACCGCCATGGATCTAGGGCAGCTACAGAAGGAAAAACAGGACTTGGAGCAGCAACTTCTAGAGAAAAATAAG ACCATAAAGCAGATGCAGCAGAGGATGCTGGAACTCAAGAAGACTCTGCAGAAGGAGCTG AAAATCAGACCCGATAACGAGCTTTTTGAAGTCCGGGAGAAGCCTGGGCCTGAAATGACAAACATGGCCCCTTCTGTCACGAATAACGCTGACCTGACTGATGCCCGCGAGATCAACTTTGAGTACCTCAAACATGTGGTTTTAAAATTCATGTCCTGTCGCGAATCTGAG GCTTTTCATCTTATAAAAGCTGTGTCAGTGTTGCTGAACTTTTCACAAGAGGAGGAGAACATGCTCAGAGAAACCCTGGAGTATAAG ATGTCGTGGTTTGGGTCCAAGCCAGCTCCCAAGGGCAGCATCCGGCCATCCATCTCCAACCCTCGGATACCATGGTCCTAG